In Providencia zhijiangensis, a single window of DNA contains:
- a CDS encoding sugar ABC transporter ATP-binding protein, with translation MTAEKNSPLITLRDLSKSFGGHRALRNIDLTLNKGEVHCLAGTNGCGKSTLIKTISGVYAPDEGSEIEIDGKRYSRLTPDKARELGVQVIYQDLSLFPNLTVAENIAFELNLNGYFGWFQKGKVREKALQILKELEFTIDPDTPVQFLPIAQRQQVAICRALVADARLVIMDEPTASLTRTEVNQLLSTVNYLKNKGITVVFVSHRLEEVKEISDRITVIRDGQKMGTWPAEDLTTRKITELMTGLDIVHERKLPNNAEETHTVLKLKNLSRAGQYQNISLSLKRGEVLGLCGLLGSGRTELALSLFGITRPDSGEMIVEDKPIIFKNNAQAIKHGIGYVSEDRLTLGAILQQSIADNMVISILDRLKTPLHLIDEQKCQQIVQEWIADLDIKVTDPNNALSTLSGGNQQKVVLAKWILTRPKVLILDAPTVGVDIGAKDSIYKLIHRLSGVGIAILLITDEASEAFYNCDRILHMKQGSIVKEIVTDSMTEQQLEEIING, from the coding sequence ATGACAGCCGAAAAAAACTCCCCACTGATTACGTTACGGGATCTTTCCAAAAGCTTTGGTGGTCATCGTGCATTACGCAATATCGACTTGACGCTAAACAAAGGTGAAGTTCACTGTTTAGCGGGCACCAATGGCTGCGGAAAAAGTACGTTAATTAAAACCATTAGCGGCGTTTATGCTCCCGATGAAGGCAGCGAAATTGAAATAGACGGCAAACGATACTCTCGCCTAACCCCAGACAAAGCGCGAGAGCTAGGCGTTCAAGTTATCTACCAAGACTTATCCTTATTTCCTAACTTAACCGTGGCGGAAAACATCGCCTTTGAATTGAATTTAAACGGTTATTTCGGTTGGTTTCAGAAAGGAAAAGTGAGGGAAAAAGCGTTACAAATTCTCAAGGAACTTGAGTTCACCATTGACCCTGATACCCCCGTGCAATTTTTGCCAATCGCCCAGCGCCAACAAGTTGCCATTTGCCGCGCACTGGTAGCAGATGCGCGCTTAGTGATCATGGATGAGCCAACGGCCTCGTTAACACGCACCGAAGTTAATCAGCTACTTTCTACCGTGAATTACTTGAAAAACAAAGGGATCACTGTTGTTTTTGTTAGCCATCGATTAGAGGAAGTGAAAGAGATTTCTGACCGTATTACCGTTATTCGTGATGGTCAGAAAATGGGTACATGGCCAGCAGAAGACCTGACCACGCGCAAAATCACCGAGCTGATGACAGGGCTTGATATTGTTCATGAGCGCAAATTACCCAATAACGCAGAAGAAACTCACACAGTCTTAAAGCTGAAAAATCTCAGCCGTGCTGGGCAATACCAGAATATTTCCCTGTCATTAAAGCGCGGTGAAGTACTGGGACTTTGCGGATTATTAGGCTCTGGTCGTACCGAGCTTGCCCTTTCCCTGTTTGGGATCACCCGTCCTGACAGCGGCGAAATGATCGTCGAAGACAAGCCGATTATCTTCAAAAACAATGCCCAAGCTATCAAACATGGTATTGGTTACGTGTCTGAAGACCGCCTGACACTGGGGGCAATTTTGCAGCAGTCTATCGCTGACAATATGGTGATTTCGATTTTAGATCGCCTGAAAACCCCTCTGCATCTGATTGATGAGCAAAAATGCCAGCAAATCGTCCAAGAGTGGATCGCGGATTTGGATATTAAAGTGACCGACCCAAACAATGCTCTCTCCACCCTATCGGGGGGAAATCAGCAGAAAGTGGTGCTCGCCAAGTGGATCCTGACACGCCCTAAAGTGCTGATCCTCGATGCCCCTACTGTAGGGGTCGATATCGGTGCTAAAGACAGCATTTACAAGCTGATCCATCGCCTTTCTGGTGTTGGGATCGCCATTTTATTGATCACCGATGAAGCCTCTGAAGCTTTCTACAACTGCGATCGCATTTTACATATGAAACAAGGATCTATCGTCAAAGAAATTGTGACGGATTCCATGACTGAGCAACAATTGGAGGAAATCATCAATGGCTAA
- a CDS encoding NAD(P)/FAD-dependent oxidoreductase, protein MKISRRKLLLGVGAAGVIAGGAAVVPMIRREGRFEATPSRVPAVAGTEGKLPASADAVVIGAGLQGIMTAINLKERGLNVVICEKGVVGGEQSGRAYSQIISYKTSPAIFPLHHYGKIQWLGMNEKIGADTSYRVQGRVEVPSSEEDLEVARAWIKSASENPGFDTPLRTRMIEGQELANRLVGAQSPWKIGGFEEDSGSLDPETVTPAMANYAKSIGIPIYLNCAVRGLETAGGKISDVVTEKGAIKTSQVVLTGGIWSRLFMGNLGVDVPTLNVYLSQQRITGVPGAPKGNVHLPNGIHFREQADGTYAVAPRIFTSSIVKDSFLLGPRFLHVLGGGELPLEFSIGKDLFNSFTMATSWNLDEKTPFEEFRTATNTPNNDHLDGVLERLRKEFPVFKESKVVERWGGTVSPTDDEIPIISKVEQYPGLVINTATGWGMTESPAAGRLTAELLMDEKTFIDPTPYKLSRFN, encoded by the coding sequence ATGAAAATCTCGAGAAGAAAACTATTATTAGGGGTTGGTGCTGCTGGTGTTATTGCTGGGGGCGCAGCTGTTGTCCCTATGATCCGCAGAGAAGGTCGTTTTGAAGCTACGCCATCACGCGTACCTGCAGTCGCGGGTACCGAGGGTAAATTACCAGCATCTGCTGATGCGGTCGTTATCGGTGCTGGTCTGCAAGGTATCATGACTGCGATTAACCTGAAAGAGCGCGGCTTAAACGTTGTTATCTGTGAAAAAGGCGTTGTCGGCGGCGAGCAATCTGGTCGCGCATACAGCCAGATCATCAGCTATAAAACCTCCCCAGCTATTTTCCCATTACACCACTACGGAAAAATTCAATGGCTCGGCATGAACGAAAAAATCGGTGCTGATACTAGCTACCGTGTTCAAGGCCGTGTTGAAGTTCCTTCAAGCGAAGAAGATCTGGAAGTTGCAAGAGCGTGGATCAAATCTGCGTCTGAAAACCCAGGTTTCGATACCCCGCTGAGAACCCGTATGATCGAAGGTCAAGAACTGGCTAATCGTCTGGTTGGTGCTCAATCTCCATGGAAAATTGGTGGTTTTGAAGAAGATTCTGGTAGCCTTGACCCAGAAACTGTTACCCCAGCAATGGCTAACTACGCAAAATCAATTGGTATTCCAATCTACCTGAATTGCGCAGTTCGTGGCTTAGAAACTGCAGGCGGTAAAATTTCTGACGTTGTCACTGAAAAAGGTGCAATCAAAACCTCTCAAGTCGTTCTGACTGGTGGTATTTGGTCACGTCTGTTCATGGGTAACTTAGGTGTTGATGTCCCTACTCTGAACGTTTACCTGTCTCAACAGCGTATTACTGGCGTTCCAGGCGCACCAAAAGGTAACGTCCACCTGCCAAACGGTATCCACTTCCGCGAACAAGCAGACGGTACTTACGCGGTTGCACCACGTATCTTCACCAGCTCTATCGTAAAAGATAGCTTCCTGTTAGGACCACGCTTCCTGCACGTATTAGGCGGCGGCGAATTACCATTAGAATTCTCTATCGGTAAAGACCTGTTCAACTCATTCACTATGGCAACTTCTTGGAACTTAGACGAGAAGACTCCATTCGAAGAGTTCCGTACAGCAACTAACACGCCAAACAACGACCACTTAGATGGCGTTCTTGAGCGTCTGAGAAAAGAATTCCCAGTATTTAAAGAATCTAAAGTTGTTGAACGTTGGGGCGGTACCGTTTCTCCAACTGATGACGAGATTCCAATCATTTCTAAAGTTGAACAGTACCCAGGTCTGGTTATCAATACCGCGACTGGTTGGGGTATGACTGAAAGCCCGGCGGCTGGTCGATTAACTGCTGAATTGTTAATGGACGAGAAGACATTTATCGATCCAACGCCTTATAAACTGTCTCGTTTTAACTAA
- a CDS encoding type II toxin-antitoxin system RelE/ParE family toxin, whose amino-acid sequence MSEEQNEIDVYQSARFEKSLKKMSDHDAKIVEDEIDKIIKNPLIGEQKKGDLSYLRVHKFRLNELTALLGYSWVSSKLELYLLTIGSHENFYDNQKKRTKADLIWMS is encoded by the coding sequence ATGTCAGAAGAACAAAACGAGATTGATGTTTATCAATCAGCTAGGTTTGAAAAATCATTGAAGAAAATGTCTGACCATGATGCCAAAATTGTGGAAGACGAAATTGATAAAATCATTAAAAATCCGTTAATTGGTGAGCAAAAAAAAGGGGATTTAAGCTACCTTAGAGTTCATAAATTTCGGCTTAATGAATTGACTGCATTGTTGGGATATTCATGGGTTTCATCAAAATTAGAGTTATATTTACTCACTATTGGTTCTCATGAAAACTTCTATGATAATCAGAAAAAACGGACTAAAGCTGATTTGATTTGGATGAGTTAA
- a CDS encoding L-ribulose-5-phosphate 3-epimerase, whose product MTISRKNPIGIYEKALPKHSSWSEKLAIAKAAGFDFVEMSVDETDERLARLDWSLEQRLELVTAIQKTQVRIPTMCLSGHRRFPFGSHDEDTRQKARELMTKAIKLAQDLGIRTIQLAGYDVYYEEQDEGTIARFEEGMKWVAEIAAASQVMCAVEIMDTPFMNSITKWQALADKIRSPWFQVYPDVGNLTAWGSDVAAELTKGIENIVALHLKDTYAVTDSCKGQFRDVPFGEGCVDFVALFKQLKQLNYRGTFLIEMWTEKADEPLIEIIKARHWIEDKMQQAGWEN is encoded by the coding sequence ATGACTATTTCACGAAAAAATCCGATTGGTATCTATGAAAAAGCCCTTCCAAAGCACAGTAGCTGGAGCGAAAAATTAGCTATTGCAAAGGCGGCGGGATTTGATTTTGTCGAGATGTCGGTTGATGAAACGGACGAGCGTTTAGCCCGTTTAGATTGGAGTTTGGAGCAACGCTTAGAGTTAGTGACTGCCATCCAAAAAACGCAGGTACGCATTCCAACGATGTGCCTATCAGGTCACCGCCGTTTTCCATTTGGTAGCCATGATGAAGATACCCGTCAAAAAGCCCGTGAATTAATGACAAAAGCCATTAAATTGGCTCAAGATCTGGGTATTCGTACCATTCAATTGGCTGGCTATGATGTGTATTACGAAGAGCAAGATGAAGGCACCATTGCCCGCTTTGAAGAAGGCATGAAATGGGTGGCAGAAATTGCCGCCGCGTCTCAGGTGATGTGCGCCGTCGAAATCATGGATACGCCATTTATGAATTCGATCACTAAATGGCAGGCGCTTGCCGATAAAATTCGCTCACCGTGGTTCCAAGTTTATCCTGATGTCGGTAACTTAACCGCTTGGGGTAGTGATGTGGCTGCCGAGTTAACCAAAGGCATCGAAAATATTGTTGCTCTGCATCTGAAAGATACCTACGCCGTAACAGACAGTTGCAAAGGTCAATTCCGTGATGTGCCATTTGGCGAAGGTTGTGTGGATTTCGTGGCACTGTTCAAGCAGCTTAAGCAGCTAAATTATCGCGGTACTTTCTTAATTGAAATGTGGACAGAAAAAGCCGATGAACCGCTGATTGAAATCATCAAGGCGCGCCATTGGATTGAAGATAAAATGCAGCAAGCGGGCTGGGAAAACTAA
- a CDS encoding FGGY-family carbohydrate kinase, whose product MSTFFMGVDLGGTVIKAGIYSPDGQELVVAEHPFPTESPQAGFSERNMETLWQVTCSVIREAIAKSQLSASQIAGVSFSSHGKGLYLLDKHGKPVRNGIVSSDSRAQAIVTQWHQNGTSEQAYPLSLQQLWASHPVALLNWLKQYEPDSYRDGRYVLMVHDYIRYRLTDQLTCEETNISGSQLYNPTTSSYDPKLCELFGIEEANDKLAPVINSAQSTGCVTTHAANECGLKEGTPVFGGFFDVVGAALSSGVSQKDKLSAVAGTWTISTRVFDKIMPADYPYVWGKYCIPGTYFVHEGSPTSASNLAWFTRHFFDQRLQDYKVLNACVAEGATRQNDILFFPWLYGSNYHSNLHGGLLGLSSHHTEGDIAYAIYQGIVFSHLLHQDRIVGIDDCTQAIRFTGGPTNSALWMQMFCDASNLPLEVVDVQQSGCQAAALCAAVGSGYYSGFDTAIASSTPKITAYQPNPIAHQQLRDKFARFKAVADALSC is encoded by the coding sequence ATGAGCACATTTTTCATGGGTGTCGACCTTGGGGGCACCGTGATCAAAGCTGGGATCTACAGCCCTGATGGCCAAGAGCTAGTGGTTGCTGAGCACCCTTTTCCCACTGAAAGCCCGCAAGCTGGGTTTAGCGAACGTAATATGGAAACCCTGTGGCAAGTCACCTGCAGCGTGATCCGTGAAGCCATCGCTAAGAGCCAATTGTCTGCCTCACAAATCGCAGGGGTCAGCTTTTCCTCGCATGGCAAAGGGCTATATTTACTGGATAAACACGGAAAACCCGTCAGAAACGGCATTGTTTCTTCGGATTCCCGCGCACAAGCGATTGTCACCCAATGGCACCAAAATGGTACCTCAGAACAAGCCTATCCCCTTAGCTTGCAGCAACTTTGGGCATCGCACCCCGTTGCCCTGCTAAATTGGTTAAAACAATATGAGCCAGACAGCTATCGCGATGGTCGCTATGTTTTGATGGTTCACGACTATATTCGTTATCGATTAACTGACCAGCTCACTTGCGAAGAGACCAATATTTCTGGCAGCCAGTTATATAACCCGACCACTTCCAGTTATGACCCTAAACTCTGTGAATTGTTTGGTATTGAAGAGGCTAACGACAAACTCGCACCTGTGATTAATTCTGCACAGTCAACAGGCTGCGTCACGACTCATGCCGCAAATGAGTGCGGTCTTAAAGAAGGTACGCCAGTATTTGGCGGGTTCTTCGATGTGGTCGGAGCCGCGTTGTCATCGGGGGTCAGCCAAAAAGATAAACTCAGTGCTGTCGCTGGAACCTGGACTATCTCCACACGAGTTTTCGATAAAATCATGCCTGCGGATTACCCATATGTGTGGGGAAAATACTGTATTCCGGGAACCTATTTTGTTCATGAAGGCAGCCCAACCTCAGCCAGTAATCTCGCTTGGTTCACAAGACACTTTTTCGACCAACGCTTGCAAGATTACAAAGTACTCAATGCTTGTGTTGCCGAAGGGGCAACACGGCAAAACGATATTCTATTTTTCCCTTGGTTATATGGTTCTAACTACCACAGTAACCTGCATGGCGGGCTACTCGGGTTAAGCTCCCATCATACTGAAGGGGATATTGCCTACGCCATTTATCAGGGAATTGTATTTTCTCATTTGCTGCATCAAGACCGTATTGTGGGCATTGATGACTGCACTCAAGCTATCCGCTTTACCGGTGGCCCAACCAATTCAGCGTTGTGGATGCAGATGTTCTGTGATGCCAGTAATTTGCCTCTTGAAGTGGTTGATGTTCAGCAGTCAGGCTGCCAAGCCGCCGCGCTGTGCGCCGCTGTCGGTTCTGGGTATTATTCGGGGTTTGATACCGCGATTGCATCCAGCACGCCAAAAATCACTGCCTATCAACCGAACCCTATTGCTCATCAACAGCTACGGGATAAGTTTGCGCGCTTTAAAGCAGTGGCAGATGCATTGAGTTGCTAA
- a CDS encoding RidA family protein, whose product MRYKTLLLSLPLVLGVATANAADDVKRVPVKGFPIAESVEISANNSLIFLSGKVPSKISKDAPEGVLESYGNTEVQTINVLKQIQATLGEMGLTMNDVVKMQVFLVGGDETKGTMDFAGFMAGYNKFYETEKVTNLPARSTFQVAKLANPAWRVEIEVTAVRPAAKK is encoded by the coding sequence ATGCGCTACAAAACTTTACTGCTTTCCTTACCTTTAGTTTTAGGTGTAGCAACTGCAAACGCAGCAGACGATGTGAAACGTGTTCCAGTTAAAGGTTTCCCAATCGCTGAATCAGTAGAAATCAGCGCGAACAACAGCCTCATCTTCCTGAGCGGGAAAGTTCCTTCTAAAATCTCTAAAGATGCTCCAGAAGGCGTTTTAGAGTCTTACGGTAACACTGAAGTACAAACAATCAACGTTCTGAAACAAATTCAAGCGACTCTGGGTGAAATGGGTCTGACTATGAATGACGTTGTTAAAATGCAAGTTTTCTTAGTTGGTGGTGATGAAACTAAAGGAACTATGGACTTCGCTGGCTTCATGGCTGGCTACAACAAGTTCTATGAAACTGAAAAAGTGACCAATCTGCCAGCTCGTTCTACCTTCCAAGTCGCTAAACTGGCTAACCCAGCTTGGAGAGTGGAAATTGAAGTAACCGCAGTTCGCCCAGCAGCTAAAAAATAA
- a CDS encoding ABC transporter permease — MKKQDFFKIDGSVIGLLSIFLVAIAAFSIAMPGHFFTQNTFLSITFQLPELGLLTFAMFVPMLSGGLNLAIISTANLTGLFMAWVFINYLPVDAGTGTQLMWLVFALIGATVIAVIIGCLTGLMISHIGAHPILVTLGSMTIISGIGVYLTKGAALSGMPPVVRAIGSDTVFGMPIAMIIFIVTAIILALFLGRTRLGKNIYMSGSNINATWFSGVRTDRVMIAIYTISSLLCVLAGLIMMARFNSARMGYGDSYLLLTILAIVLGGTNPFGGVGKVSRVFCALLVLQVIATGLSLLGVSLHFNLAVWGITLILALAFKFFKEKWSAKRAMTRNQRLNKASVQN, encoded by the coding sequence ATGAAAAAACAAGATTTTTTTAAAATTGATGGCTCTGTTATCGGACTGCTTTCAATCTTTTTGGTCGCCATTGCGGCTTTCAGTATCGCCATGCCAGGGCACTTTTTTACCCAAAATACCTTTTTAAGTATTACGTTTCAGTTACCGGAGCTGGGTCTTCTGACCTTCGCCATGTTTGTTCCGATGTTAAGTGGCGGGTTAAACCTCGCCATTATCAGTACCGCTAACTTAACCGGCCTATTTATGGCTTGGGTATTTATCAATTACTTACCTGTTGATGCCGGAACGGGCACGCAGCTAATGTGGTTGGTCTTTGCGTTAATCGGTGCCACTGTTATCGCCGTTATTATTGGCTGCTTAACGGGGCTGATGATTTCCCATATTGGTGCTCACCCGATTCTAGTTACCCTCGGTTCCATGACCATTATCAGCGGTATTGGCGTTTACCTCACCAAAGGCGCCGCACTCAGTGGGATGCCGCCAGTGGTCCGCGCCATTGGCTCTGACACCGTTTTCGGTATGCCAATTGCCATGATTATCTTTATTGTGACCGCAATTATTTTGGCACTGTTTTTAGGTCGCACCCGCCTTGGCAAAAATATCTATATGAGCGGCAGCAACATCAATGCGACATGGTTTAGCGGCGTGCGTACCGACCGTGTGATGATCGCGATTTACACCATTTCCAGTCTGCTGTGTGTGTTGGCAGGGCTGATCATGATGGCGCGTTTTAACTCAGCCCGCATGGGATACGGGGATTCTTACTTACTACTGACCATTTTAGCCATCGTATTGGGAGGCACAAACCCATTCGGCGGTGTCGGTAAAGTCAGCCGCGTCTTCTGCGCCTTGCTAGTTCTGCAAGTCATCGCGACGGGTCTTAGCCTGTTGGGCGTCAGTCTCCACTTCAATCTCGCGGTTTGGGGAATTACGTTGATCCTTGCTCTGGCCTTCAAATTCTTTAAAGAAAAATGGAGCGCTAAGCGTGCAATGACACGCAATCAACGCCTCAATAAAGCATCCGTACAAAATTAA
- a CDS encoding substrate-binding domain-containing protein produces the protein MKKLVLPCLMGAALFSNMAMAESQKAQKPFTMGVVVKVGGIPWFNVMEQGITEEGKKLGVNAFQVGPTTADPAEQVRAIEDLIAKKVDVIGVVPNDAKVLEPVLKRAQEAGIKVITHESPDQKNADWDFELLDTQSMGANHMKDMAACMGEEGKYAMFVGSLTVPLVNEWADAAIAYQKAHYPKMQMVDDRFGVAESVDDSMRTANDLLSKHKDLKGIMSFGSQGPIGAGRAIDKRRKNAETCVFGTFTPGQGIKLLEKGAIDGGYISNPKVAGQVFVQVATAMMNGEEIKTGVSIGDMGEIKVSGNTILSDNPVNLNIENTKKLVEVGL, from the coding sequence ATGAAAAAATTAGTTTTACCTTGCTTAATGGGCGCCGCACTGTTTTCCAACATGGCGATGGCTGAATCACAGAAAGCACAAAAGCCATTTACCATGGGTGTCGTGGTAAAAGTGGGGGGAATTCCTTGGTTTAACGTCATGGAGCAAGGGATCACCGAAGAAGGTAAAAAGCTCGGCGTTAATGCATTCCAAGTGGGTCCAACCACCGCTGACCCTGCAGAACAAGTTCGTGCAATTGAAGATTTAATCGCGAAGAAAGTCGATGTTATCGGCGTCGTTCCTAACGATGCAAAAGTCCTTGAGCCAGTTTTAAAACGCGCTCAAGAAGCGGGCATCAAAGTGATTACTCACGAATCCCCAGATCAAAAAAATGCGGATTGGGATTTCGAATTACTGGATACCCAAAGCATGGGCGCTAACCATATGAAAGATATGGCTGCATGTATGGGTGAAGAAGGTAAATACGCCATGTTCGTGGGCAGCCTGACGGTACCTTTAGTCAACGAATGGGCTGATGCAGCAATCGCTTACCAAAAAGCACACTATCCGAAAATGCAAATGGTCGATGACCGCTTTGGTGTCGCGGAATCCGTTGATGATTCTATGCGTACCGCAAACGACCTGCTATCTAAACATAAAGATCTGAAAGGCATCATGTCGTTTGGTTCTCAAGGGCCTATCGGTGCGGGTCGCGCTATCGATAAACGCCGTAAAAACGCAGAAACCTGCGTCTTCGGTACATTCACGCCGGGTCAAGGCATTAAATTGTTAGAAAAAGGCGCGATTGATGGCGGCTATATCTCTAACCCGAAAGTGGCTGGTCAAGTTTTCGTACAAGTCGCGACGGCAATGATGAATGGCGAAGAGATCAAAACTGGCGTCAGCATCGGTGATATGGGTGAGATCAAAGTGAGTGGTAACACCATCCTCAGCGATAACCCAGTTAATCTGAATATTGAAAACACCAAAAAGCTGGTTGAAGTCGGTCTGTAA
- a CDS encoding DeoR/GlpR family DNA-binding transcription regulator, with protein MLQAERHRLICSHVSQHGSALVRDLAQLCHVSQETIRRDLTVLEREKRLIRSFGGAVATEQDESPVLNVMPSSVKLSQMVDGAESFRKRTEENPDAKMKIAKAALKFIQPGDCIMMDNSSTCWFLARQIPDIDITVVTNSVKIIQALACRDRVRVIGIGGEYSERHDDFHGPISESIIRSFQIKTLFLSCQGFNIETGVRDGSEVNAKLKNIMIQVSENCVLLADNNKLDQYAFSQVCTLNDINVLITNKLNDKNFKQAFPKLNIIECDK; from the coding sequence ATGCTACAAGCTGAACGCCACCGATTAATTTGCTCCCATGTTTCTCAACATGGCTCAGCGTTAGTGCGCGATTTAGCCCAGCTTTGTCACGTTTCTCAAGAAACTATTCGCCGAGATTTAACGGTATTAGAACGTGAAAAACGTTTAATTCGTAGTTTTGGTGGTGCGGTTGCCACTGAGCAAGATGAAAGCCCAGTACTGAATGTGATGCCCTCTTCGGTCAAACTCAGTCAAATGGTGGATGGTGCAGAATCCTTTCGTAAAAGAACGGAAGAGAACCCAGATGCGAAAATGAAAATCGCCAAAGCGGCGTTGAAATTTATTCAACCGGGTGACTGCATCATGATGGATAACAGCAGTACATGCTGGTTTCTGGCAAGGCAAATACCCGATATCGATATTACGGTGGTCACCAACTCCGTCAAAATCATTCAAGCATTAGCATGCCGAGATCGCGTTCGCGTCATTGGCATTGGTGGAGAGTATTCAGAACGCCATGATGATTTTCATGGTCCCATTTCTGAAAGTATTATCCGTAGCTTTCAAATTAAAACGTTATTTTTATCATGCCAAGGATTCAATATTGAAACTGGCGTTCGAGATGGCAGTGAAGTTAATGCCAAATTAAAAAATATTATGATTCAGGTTTCTGAGAATTGTGTGTTATTAGCGGATAATAATAAATTAGACCAATATGCTTTTAGCCAAGTTTGTACCTTAAATGATATTAACGTGTTAATTACCAATAAACTTAATGATAAAAATTTCAAGCAAGCATTTCCAAAATTAAACATTATTGAATGTGATAAATAG
- a CDS encoding ABC transporter permease — protein MANWQKLRPQSVEGWLIWVILIMVVFFTLMSPQFLTIQNLLDLSESYAVTGIFALGLFVVLVTGGIDISFAAVASVVQYVIATFLLQGLLESPTLSIALAIVIGITFGLINAILIYSLNVVSIIITISMQSLLFGMLMWLTNGHSIYDLPDWWVDPVTILPFEVDGEYYQIGLPLIVMLGIAFLTWILMNKTHIGRQLYAVGGSQESASRIGIRVWVIYLFAYGYLGAMAAIGGMLQTYRMSEVVPSALVGGELDVLAAAVLGGASLSGGRGSVIGTLMGVFLIGILKNGLNLIGVSNYFVNIVIGMVILIAICITHYKKRKETDVGFV, from the coding sequence ATGGCTAATTGGCAAAAACTTCGTCCGCAGTCTGTTGAAGGCTGGCTTATTTGGGTGATCCTCATCATGGTGGTGTTTTTCACCCTCATGAGCCCACAATTTCTCACGATTCAAAACTTGCTCGACTTAAGCGAAAGCTATGCGGTCACCGGTATTTTTGCACTGGGGTTATTCGTGGTGCTAGTCACGGGTGGTATTGATATCTCTTTCGCCGCCGTAGCCTCGGTTGTCCAATACGTCATTGCCACTTTCTTACTGCAAGGATTACTCGAAAGCCCGACCCTCAGTATCGCCCTTGCGATTGTCATCGGGATCACCTTTGGGTTGATCAACGCGATTTTGATTTACTCCCTTAATGTGGTGTCGATCATTATCACCATTAGTATGCAATCTTTGCTGTTCGGCATGCTGATGTGGCTAACCAACGGACACAGTATCTACGACTTACCAGATTGGTGGGTAGATCCTGTCACCATCCTGCCTTTTGAAGTGGATGGTGAATATTATCAAATTGGTTTGCCATTGATCGTGATGTTAGGGATCGCGTTTTTAACGTGGATCTTAATGAACAAAACCCACATTGGTCGCCAACTGTATGCGGTGGGCGGCAGCCAAGAATCAGCTTCACGTATTGGTATTCGTGTTTGGGTTATCTACCTATTCGCTTACGGCTATCTCGGTGCCATGGCGGCAATCGGCGGTATGTTGCAGACCTACCGAATGAGTGAAGTGGTGCCTAGCGCCTTAGTGGGTGGCGAGCTTGATGTTCTCGCAGCCGCGGTATTAGGTGGCGCGAGTTTATCCGGCGGTCGCGGTAGCGTTATCGGCACACTGATGGGCGTTTTCCTTATCGGTATCTTGAAAAACGGTCTGAACTTAATCGGGGTTTCCAACTACTTCGTCAATATCGTCATCGGTATGGTCATTCTTATCGCCATTTGTATTACTCACTACAAAAAGCGTAAAGAAACGGACGTAGGCTTTGTTTGA